Proteins encoded together in one Ammospiza nelsoni isolate bAmmNel1 chromosome Z, bAmmNel1.pri, whole genome shotgun sequence window:
- the HINT1 gene encoding adenosine 5'-monophosphoramidase HINT1 has protein sequence MADEISKAQAARPGGDTIFGKIIRKEIPANIIYEDEQCLAFHDISPQAPTHFLVIPKKPIVRLSEAEDSDESLLGHLMIVGKKCAANLGLTNGFRMVVNEGPEGGQSVYHVHLHVLGGRQLGWPPG, from the exons ATGGCTGACGAGATCAGCAAGGCGCAGGCTGCGCGTCCCGGCGGGGACACCATCTTCGGGAAGATCATCCGCAAGGAGATCCCCGCCAACATAATCTACGAGGACGAGCAG TGCCTCGCGTTCCATGATATTTCACCCCAAGCTCCAACACATTTCTTAGTGATTCCTAAGAAGCCAATTGTCAGATTGTCTGAAGCAGAAGATTCTGATGAATCT cTTCTCGGACATTTAATGATTGTTGGCAAGAAGTGTGCTGCTAACCTGGGCCTGACCAATGGATTCCGGATGGTTGTGAATGAAGGGCCTGAGGGTGGGCAGTCTGTCTATCACGTACATCTCCATGTTCTGGGTGGTCGCCAGTTGGGCTGGCCTCCTGGCTAA